The following coding sequences lie in one Polluticoccus soli genomic window:
- the hscA gene encoding Fe-S protein assembly chaperone HscA, giving the protein MGKIAINIATGSLQQAETIVGIDLGTTNSLIAIVREDTRQPIALREIDGLTLVPSIVHFDRNSSAMVGNEAKELLIDEPERTIYSVKRLMGKSYKDVGHDSSFFAYNIIDDDTDSLVKIQVGDKFYSPIELSSYILKELKHRAEHILKTPVNKAVITVPAYFNDAQRQATRDAGRLAGLDVLRIVNEPTAASLAYGLGVKPEEEKTIAVYDLGGGTFDISVLKITNGIFEVLSTNGDTYLGGDDMDKAVVKHWVAELGISNAEFDGNKSLAQALRLTAEEAKKHLSSNDSFEGEIDGRKVRITKAKFNELVQPLVDRTLTACKNALRDAKLETKDIDAVVMVGGSTRVPLVKESVRDFFGKEVFDQLNPDEVVALGAAVQADILAGKNTDMLLLDVTPLSLGIETMGGLMDVLIPRNSKIPTKAGRQYTTHKDGQSGMRISVYQGERDLVQDNRKLAEFNLTGIPAMPAGLPKVEVTFLIDADGILKVSATELRSGVAQTIDVKPQYGLTDEEVERMLMDSLTHAKSDMQTRALVEASTEAEQMLETTMKFINKHRELLSGEEMEATELQMKRLKAAIAAKDKDLVQKETELLNDISRPFAERVMDAALKDAMKGKKIV; this is encoded by the coding sequence ATGGGTAAAATAGCCATCAATATAGCCACAGGCAGCCTGCAGCAGGCTGAGACGATAGTAGGAATAGACCTCGGTACAACCAATAGCCTGATCGCTATTGTGCGCGAAGACACCAGGCAGCCGATAGCTCTCCGCGAAATAGACGGGTTGACGCTGGTGCCATCTATTGTTCACTTTGACCGCAATAGCAGTGCTATGGTAGGGAACGAGGCCAAAGAGTTGCTGATAGATGAACCGGAGCGTACTATCTATTCTGTAAAACGCCTGATGGGTAAGTCTTACAAAGATGTAGGCCACGACTCAAGCTTCTTTGCCTATAATATTATAGACGACGATACAGATTCACTTGTGAAGATCCAGGTGGGCGACAAGTTCTATTCGCCAATTGAGCTGTCATCTTACATATTGAAAGAATTGAAGCATAGGGCAGAACATATATTGAAGACGCCGGTAAACAAAGCGGTGATCACCGTTCCTGCTTACTTTAACGATGCACAAAGACAGGCGACCCGTGATGCCGGACGCCTGGCCGGTCTGGATGTCCTCCGCATAGTGAATGAGCCAACGGCAGCCAGCCTGGCGTATGGCCTTGGTGTAAAACCTGAGGAGGAAAAGACTATAGCTGTGTACGATCTGGGCGGTGGCACATTCGATATTTCCGTTCTGAAGATCACTAATGGCATCTTCGAAGTACTGTCTACCAACGGTGATACTTACCTGGGTGGTGACGATATGGACAAGGCTGTAGTAAAACATTGGGTGGCAGAGCTCGGCATCAGTAATGCAGAATTTGACGGCAATAAATCGCTGGCACAGGCGCTAAGGCTGACAGCTGAGGAAGCTAAAAAGCATTTGAGCAGCAACGACAGTTTCGAAGGAGAAATTGACGGCCGCAAAGTAAGAATCACAAAAGCGAAATTCAACGAACTGGTACAACCGCTGGTAGATCGCACGCTTACAGCCTGTAAGAATGCCCTGCGTGATGCTAAACTGGAAACAAAAGATATAGATGCGGTAGTAATGGTAGGCGGTTCAACCCGCGTGCCGTTGGTAAAAGAAAGCGTACGCGATTTCTTCGGTAAAGAAGTGTTTGACCAATTAAACCCTGACGAAGTGGTAGCATTGGGAGCAGCCGTGCAGGCCGATATATTGGCTGGTAAAAACACAGACATGCTCCTGCTGGATGTTACACCACTCAGCCTGGGTATTGAAACCATGGGCGGACTGATGGATGTGCTGATACCACGTAACAGTAAGATACCCACAAAGGCGGGTCGTCAATATACTACACATAAAGATGGGCAAAGCGGTATGCGCATCTCTGTTTACCAGGGCGAACGCGACCTGGTGCAGGATAACCGTAAACTGGCTGAGTTCAATCTTACCGGAATACCTGCTATGCCAGCCGGACTGCCTAAAGTAGAGGTGACCTTCTTGATAGACGCCGACGGTATCCTGAAAGTAAGTGCTACAGAACTGCGCAGCGGTGTAGCGCAAACCATAGATGTGAAACCACAATACGGCCTAACGGATGAAGAGGTTGAACGCATGCTGATGGATTCATTGACGCACGCAAAGAGCGATATGCAAACGCGCGCCCTGGTTGAAGCCAGCACCGAAGCTGAACAAATGCTGGAGACAACGATGAAGTTTATCAATAAGCACCGTGAGCTGCTGAGTGGCGAAGAAATGGAAGCTACTGAGCTGCAGATGAAGCGTCTGAAAGCCGCGATAGCGGCAAAGGATAAAGACCTGGTGCAGAAAGAGACCGAGTTGTTGAATGACATATCCCGTCCGTTCGCCGAGCGCGTGATGGATGCAGCGCTGAAAGATGCGATGAAAGGAAAGAAGATCGTTTAG
- a CDS encoding outer membrane beta-barrel protein — MKSLLLAILSMIILEFPALAKSGNITGKVTDSDGKPLAAANVVILKAEGNTLVKADLTNDNGLYTIESLEDGSYIVKITFHGYETFSSEKITIAGNNLNIPEVVLQPKSGTLKEVAIRGQKPLIEIEANKIVVNVESSIVNAGSSALEVLARSPGVRVDQNDNISLKGKPGVTIMIDGKITHMNGTDLANMLKSMPSNSIDRIELISNPGARYDAAGTGGIINIRTKRNQRIGWSGSINASYAQGIYPKTNSGINLNYRNKKVSLYVNYSYAYRYWYNHLMLNRRFYDTAGAELSKKLFTYLQDNYTVFDFKNHVGSFGMDYSLSKNTTVGFSGSGITNHFNPKADNRSKALDQNDAIMYYFNTTGRHTNMFFNYAGNANLRHTFDTSGKELSVDVDYGAFGNQSNQNFVTEYLSPDGNMYMPSYLMKSNLSGVTQIRSLKADYSNPLRNSASFDAGVKASYVTADNEPLFYEQINGLYVLDTKRSNHFIYNENINAAYTNFKKDWTKWSTQLGLRLENTNAEWEQKVTDQKYDTNYTQLFPSLAVQRHVTEKHDVGITVSRRIQRPDYQQLNPFKRFIDRTTYHGGYPYLQPASSYNFELSHTYNQKFITTFTHSITTNVITEVIQPSDDEDSVTVQTNKNLDRMVFYGVSGSYSPEITKWWTNVTNVNVYYARYEGNIANTSLNAGRPTFDIYTNNTFILPWDLSAELGLFYQAQQLYAYMDVNPNWMLNAGLQKNFRDKAFTARLNVQDIFWKGYPSATSTYSGYQEDFVAERDTRQVTVALTYRFGKKSVAPVRRRNGGAEDEKRRAGNG, encoded by the coding sequence ATGAAAAGTCTTCTACTAGCCATACTATCAATGATCATTCTCGAGTTTCCTGCATTGGCAAAATCTGGCAACATTACCGGCAAAGTAACTGACAGCGATGGCAAACCTCTGGCTGCGGCCAATGTGGTGATACTCAAAGCAGAAGGCAACACGCTGGTTAAAGCCGACCTGACCAACGACAATGGACTATACACAATTGAATCGCTGGAAGACGGCAGCTACATCGTAAAGATCACATTTCACGGATATGAAACATTCAGCTCAGAAAAGATCACCATAGCAGGCAATAATCTAAACATACCCGAGGTTGTTTTACAACCTAAATCCGGCACACTCAAGGAAGTAGCTATAAGAGGACAAAAGCCGCTGATAGAAATAGAAGCCAATAAGATAGTGGTGAATGTAGAAAGCAGCATTGTAAACGCAGGCTCATCCGCACTGGAAGTACTCGCCCGTTCGCCCGGCGTACGTGTCGACCAGAACGACAACATTAGTCTGAAAGGTAAGCCCGGCGTTACTATCATGATAGATGGAAAGATCACCCACATGAACGGAACAGACCTGGCCAATATGCTGAAAAGTATGCCCAGCAATTCCATTGACAGGATAGAGCTTATAAGTAACCCCGGTGCGCGTTATGATGCTGCGGGAACGGGTGGCATCATCAACATACGCACCAAAAGGAACCAGCGCATTGGCTGGAGCGGCTCTATCAATGCCTCTTATGCACAAGGAATCTATCCTAAAACAAATAGCGGTATCAACCTCAACTACCGCAACAAAAAAGTGAGCCTGTATGTCAACTATAGTTATGCATATCGTTATTGGTACAACCACCTGATGCTGAACAGGCGTTTTTACGATACTGCCGGAGCTGAGCTGAGCAAAAAGCTATTTACCTACCTGCAGGATAACTACACAGTCTTCGACTTCAAGAATCATGTTGGGTCGTTCGGTATGGACTATAGTCTTTCGAAAAACACAACAGTTGGTTTCAGCGGCAGTGGCATCACCAACCATTTTAACCCGAAAGCTGACAACCGCTCAAAGGCGCTGGATCAGAACGATGCCATCATGTACTATTTCAATACCACTGGCCGTCATACTAATATGTTCTTCAATTACGCCGGCAATGCAAATCTGCGTCATACGTTCGATACCTCCGGAAAGGAACTGAGCGTGGATGTCGACTATGGAGCCTTCGGCAATCAGAGCAATCAAAATTTCGTAACGGAATACTTGTCACCCGATGGCAACATGTATATGCCTTCATACCTGATGAAGAGCAACCTGTCAGGGGTAACACAGATACGGTCGTTAAAGGCAGATTACTCAAATCCGTTGAGAAACAGCGCCAGCTTCGACGCAGGCGTAAAAGCAAGTTATGTGACGGCAGACAACGAACCATTGTTTTATGAGCAGATCAATGGCCTATATGTATTGGACACCAAACGCAGCAATCACTTCATTTACAACGAGAACATCAATGCAGCATATACCAACTTCAAAAAAGACTGGACAAAATGGAGCACACAATTGGGTCTGCGCTTGGAAAATACGAATGCCGAATGGGAACAGAAAGTAACTGACCAGAAATACGACACCAATTATACGCAACTATTCCCAAGCCTGGCCGTACAGCGACATGTAACTGAGAAACACGATGTCGGCATCACCGTTAGCCGCCGTATACAGCGCCCTGATTACCAACAGCTCAACCCATTCAAGCGTTTCATTGATCGCACCACCTACCATGGAGGTTACCCATATTTGCAACCTGCGTCATCGTACAACTTTGAACTATCGCATACGTACAACCAGAAATTCATCACCACTTTCACACACAGCATCACCACCAATGTGATCACCGAAGTGATACAACCCAGTGATGATGAAGATTCTGTCACCGTGCAAACCAACAAGAACCTCGACCGCATGGTCTTCTACGGCGTGTCGGGTTCTTATTCTCCCGAGATCACTAAATGGTGGACCAATGTCACCAACGTGAATGTGTACTATGCCCGCTATGAAGGCAACATCGCTAACACCAGCCTGAATGCCGGACGCCCCACTTTTGACATCTATACCAACAACACCTTCATCCTGCCATGGGACTTATCTGCAGAATTGGGCCTGTTTTACCAGGCACAACAATTGTATGCGTATATGGATGTGAACCCAAACTGGATGCTGAATGCCGGCCTGCAAAAGAACTTCCGGGATAAGGCGTTCACTGCCAGGCTAAATGTGCAGGATATCTTCTGGAAAGGCTACCCGAGTGCTACCTCCACATATAGCGGCTACCAGGAAGATTTTGTAGCAGAACGGGACACGAGACAAGTAACTGTAGCACTGACGTATCGCTTTGGCAAGAAATCGGTAGCTCCTGTACGTCGCAGAAACGGTGGTGCTGAAGATGAGAAGCGGAGAGCTGGCAATGGCTAA
- a CDS encoding ligand-binding sensor domain-containing protein, translated as MSGNYLKQSIYRVLVVMAVLVLPAVAHAQRFPFFNLNVENGLIQSQATSMVQDRYGHLWIGTLGGLSRYDGKGFVNYSVRDGMLNNTVNTLATDKDGNLWIGGPKGLSEFNGKRFKHYIFESPDNVASSTVSEIKISDDNTVWFRAAGRLYGIIKGKVKYFQLPDRNAATTAIQPDGKTLWVAKSPGVIYRLLNNKWDSTAFAEPGMTVQPTAYEIFRDSHKQIWFTTNAGLYQLKGGRPVVVSYHGTPTYFLPPVGSIAESRTGDLWLGTNSGAIRIRDSAVQFYNKRNGLSDNSISAIMTDAEGNVWLASDGQGVFRFSGSFFTVLDEGMGLPSAQVMSIAATSNERLYIGTYDAGLFLYQNGTVYAIELPLKPAPAITAIKTRQGKKGSELWFGTRGAGLWKYNGATFSSFGVPTLPSNSVTALYTDTGNRLYIGFVNGAMFFNGVNFYSLGLRNTSVMDFKLIGEDSLLLATTDGIKLWHDSTVTDFVTKTIADNVAAQCFALRGDELWIGSSDNGIAVYNLKTKKAFVINKNDGLQSDFIYNIVTDNDNNVWVGTGYGIHKISIKQGKPVISFYGKNQGVAGMESNHNAVQKMPDGSIWFGTTNGALHYKPQSRIITPRPLSVVLQSVKVFGENIIDSTYYTSKDHWYGVPQRLRLPPNKNNVTFTFQAISMSGLEQVRYRYKMDGLDAPWSEWSAENTVTFSALPPGNYTLHVAAVAGDSEIKELKYSFEIITPFHKTGWFKLAVLVACILLGVLIQYIVNRRKQNRLALMERLRREEQAKVRQRTAEDFHDEIGNKLTRINVLTNVLREKIPNPTSDTKRILEQIQENTGQLYSGTRDILWSLKPTNDNLYEILHRVRDFGVELFQDTDIDFIFIGTDERWKRYKLPLDMSRNLIMIFKEALNNALKYSDAKQVKLEAFLKDDNVLQMVLTDNGKGFDIHNFKKGHGIDNMKVRAKRVHGILYMDSRPEKGTIINLNFRLPPKDK; from the coding sequence ATGAGTGGCAATTATTTGAAGCAATCTATATATCGTGTGCTTGTAGTTATGGCCGTGCTGGTATTGCCGGCTGTTGCGCACGCGCAACGTTTCCCCTTTTTTAATCTGAACGTGGAGAACGGCCTGATACAATCGCAGGCCACCAGCATGGTGCAGGACAGATATGGTCACCTGTGGATAGGTACGCTGGGTGGACTCTCGCGTTACGATGGCAAAGGCTTCGTGAATTACTCTGTGCGCGACGGGATGCTGAATAATACCGTGAATACCCTGGCGACGGACAAAGACGGAAATCTGTGGATAGGCGGGCCAAAGGGATTGAGCGAATTCAATGGTAAGCGATTCAAGCATTATATTTTCGAGTCTCCTGATAATGTGGCCTCGTCAACAGTCAGCGAGATCAAGATATCCGACGATAATACAGTTTGGTTTCGGGCTGCCGGGAGGTTATACGGAATTATTAAAGGGAAAGTAAAGTACTTTCAGCTGCCCGACAGAAACGCTGCTACTACAGCCATACAGCCTGATGGCAAAACGCTATGGGTTGCAAAATCACCGGGTGTTATTTACAGGTTGCTCAATAACAAATGGGACAGTACTGCCTTCGCTGAACCCGGTATGACCGTCCAGCCTACTGCATACGAGATATTCAGAGATAGCCATAAGCAAATATGGTTCACCACCAACGCAGGGTTGTATCAATTAAAGGGCGGACGTCCAGTAGTAGTTTCCTATCATGGAACACCCACATATTTTTTGCCGCCAGTAGGCTCGATAGCTGAATCACGCACCGGCGATCTGTGGCTTGGAACGAATTCGGGCGCCATACGCATTAGAGATAGTGCAGTGCAGTTCTATAATAAACGTAACGGTTTAAGCGACAATTCTATTTCTGCTATTATGACCGATGCGGAAGGCAATGTTTGGCTGGCATCGGACGGACAGGGCGTGTTTCGCTTTTCCGGTAGTTTCTTTACTGTCCTGGACGAGGGTATGGGATTGCCGAGTGCACAGGTAATGAGCATAGCAGCTACCAGCAACGAGCGCCTTTATATTGGCACGTATGATGCGGGCTTGTTCCTTTATCAAAACGGCACGGTTTACGCTATTGAGCTGCCATTGAAACCAGCACCCGCCATTACTGCCATCAAAACACGCCAGGGAAAGAAAGGAAGCGAACTGTGGTTTGGTACACGAGGGGCAGGGTTATGGAAATACAATGGAGCAACTTTCAGTTCGTTTGGCGTGCCTACATTACCGTCCAATTCCGTTACTGCATTATACACTGATACCGGCAACAGATTGTATATAGGTTTTGTCAACGGGGCCATGTTCTTCAATGGGGTGAACTTCTACAGCCTTGGGCTCCGGAATACGTCGGTTATGGATTTTAAACTGATAGGTGAAGACAGCCTGTTGCTGGCAACCACCGATGGTATAAAACTCTGGCACGACAGCACGGTTACAGATTTTGTTACTAAAACGATTGCTGATAATGTAGCTGCACAATGCTTCGCTTTGCGCGGTGATGAGTTGTGGATAGGATCGAGCGATAACGGCATAGCTGTATACAACCTGAAGACAAAGAAAGCTTTCGTCATCAATAAGAACGATGGACTTCAATCTGATTTTATCTACAACATTGTTACCGACAACGACAACAACGTGTGGGTAGGTACCGGTTATGGTATCCATAAGATATCGATAAAACAGGGTAAACCCGTGATATCCTTCTATGGTAAGAACCAGGGGGTAGCTGGTATGGAAAGTAACCACAATGCCGTGCAAAAGATGCCTGACGGCAGTATCTGGTTCGGTACTACCAACGGCGCACTCCATTACAAACCACAATCAAGGATAATCACGCCAAGACCTCTGAGCGTAGTGCTACAATCGGTTAAGGTGTTTGGTGAGAACATCATTGACAGCACCTACTACACGAGCAAGGATCATTGGTATGGAGTGCCACAGCGTTTAAGACTTCCACCAAATAAGAACAATGTCACCTTTACTTTCCAGGCCATATCTATGAGTGGTCTCGAACAGGTGCGTTATCGTTATAAAATGGACGGACTGGATGCCCCGTGGTCTGAATGGTCGGCGGAGAATACGGTTACCTTCTCGGCGTTGCCTCCCGGCAACTATACCCTGCACGTGGCTGCAGTAGCCGGTGATAGTGAGATCAAAGAGTTGAAGTATTCCTTCGAGATCATCACGCCATTCCATAAAACAGGGTGGTTCAAGTTGGCGGTATTAGTGGCCTGCATACTGCTGGGTGTGCTGATACAATATATAGTGAACAGACGTAAACAAAACAGGCTGGCATTGATGGAAAGACTGCGTAGAGAAGAACAGGCAAAGGTCCGCCAGCGTACTGCTGAAGATTTTCACGATGAGATAGGGAATAAGCTTACCAGAATCAATGTACTGACCAATGTGCTGCGCGAGAAGATCCCGAATCCAACTTCTGATACTAAGCGGATCCTGGAACAGATACAGGAAAATACCGGTCAGCTGTATAGTGGTACACGTGATATTTTATGGTCGCTGAAACCAACGAACGATAACCTGTACGAAATACTGCACCGCGTCCGTGACTTTGGTGTTGAACTATTCCAGGACACAGATATTGATTTCATCTTCATTGGCACTGACGAGCGTTGGAAGCGCTACAAGTTGCCACTGGACATGAGCCGCAACCTGATCATGATATTTAAAGAGGCGTTGAATAATGCCCTTAAATATTCGGACGCTAAGCAGGTGAAGCTAGAGGCCTTCCTCAAAGATGACAACGTATTGCAGATGGTGCTGACCGACAACGGCAAAGGTTTCGATATCCATAATTTCAAAAAGGGTCACGGTATCGACAACATGAAAGTGCGGGCCAAGCGTGTTCATGGTATCCTGTATATGGATTCGAGGCCGGAGAAGGGAACCATAATCAACCTCAACTTCAGGCTGCCACCGAAGGATAAATAG
- a CDS encoding response regulator, whose product MSRDLDIRVCIIEDDETIREGYSYLIGNTAGYKVVGAYPSYEDAAKRITHDDPDVILLDVELPGISGVDAIPKLKKLVPDVYILILTVYEQDMLIFRALGNGASGYLTKNTPHEKIISAIQEVMEGGGPMSAHIARMVIHSFQRNEQSPLTRRETEILEQIATGKSRKRIAQELFIDLETVKSHIKNIYHKLNVHSKADAIKTAKDNKFI is encoded by the coding sequence ATGAGCAGAGACCTGGACATTCGAGTATGCATCATAGAAGATGACGAGACCATCCGTGAAGGATATTCTTACCTGATAGGCAATACAGCAGGTTATAAAGTTGTCGGAGCTTATCCATCGTACGAAGATGCAGCAAAGAGGATAACACACGACGACCCGGATGTGATACTGCTGGATGTGGAGCTGCCAGGTATATCAGGTGTAGATGCGATCCCAAAGCTCAAGAAGCTGGTGCCTGATGTTTATATCCTCATTCTTACCGTATACGAGCAGGATATGCTCATCTTCCGCGCACTGGGCAATGGTGCCTCGGGCTACCTCACCAAGAACACACCGCACGAAAAGATCATCAGTGCTATACAGGAGGTGATGGAAGGTGGTGGGCCTATGAGCGCGCACATCGCACGTATGGTTATCCACTCGTTCCAGCGCAATGAGCAATCGCCCCTAACACGTCGGGAAACTGAGATATTGGAACAGATAGCTACTGGCAAAAGCCGTAAACGCATTGCTCAGGAGTTGTTTATCGATCTGGAGACAGTGAAGTCGCACATCAAGAACATCTACCACAAACTAAACGTCCACTCGAAGGCCGACGCTATCAAAACAGCTAAAGACAACAAGTTCATCTAG
- a CDS encoding APC family permease: MQDTNNGQPRLDRALTLTQATAINMIDMVGIGPFITISFVVGLMQGPVCILAWVLGALLAYMDGLVWAEMGAKWPEAGGSYVFLQRLFGGRLGKLMAFLFIWQTTIQAPLVVASGAIGFSGYLEYLIPLGFYGKKIVSGALVILLVALLYRDIKSIGKISVLLWIITGGTILWLIFSAYGQFNAAQAFDWHLDSNMLSAAFFVALGQASLKSVYSYLGYYNVCHLGAEIKQPERNIPRAIFISITGIAILYISMQIAVLGVLPWQEIAASEFVVSTYFERIYNHTAGQVATVLILCIALASLFSVILGYSRIPYAAAKNGDFFKVFARVHPRLHFPHISLLALGGLAFVFSLLFKMKEVITAIISMRILIQFVSQAVGVIAWHYSRPKDERPFRMLLFPIPAIISIIIWLFILFTSEWQYILFAIGIIVIGIILFKIKERFSEA, translated from the coding sequence TTGCAGGATACCAATAACGGGCAACCCCGGCTAGACCGGGCCTTGACACTAACCCAGGCTACGGCTATCAATATGATAGACATGGTGGGGATAGGGCCATTTATTACCATCTCCTTCGTGGTGGGATTGATGCAGGGGCCTGTTTGCATACTGGCCTGGGTACTTGGTGCACTGCTGGCATATATGGATGGCTTGGTGTGGGCGGAGATGGGTGCTAAATGGCCTGAGGCGGGCGGTAGTTATGTGTTCTTGCAGCGGTTGTTTGGAGGACGGTTGGGCAAATTGATGGCATTCCTGTTCATCTGGCAAACGACCATACAAGCTCCGCTGGTGGTAGCAAGTGGTGCTATCGGTTTTTCTGGATACCTGGAATACCTGATACCGTTGGGTTTCTATGGTAAGAAGATCGTGAGCGGTGCATTGGTGATCTTGTTAGTTGCACTGCTGTACCGGGATATCAAGAGCATTGGTAAGATATCTGTGCTGCTTTGGATCATCACGGGCGGCACTATACTCTGGCTTATTTTCTCGGCATACGGACAGTTCAATGCTGCACAGGCATTTGACTGGCACCTCGATAGCAACATGCTGTCTGCGGCTTTCTTTGTAGCGCTGGGTCAGGCATCTTTGAAATCCGTATACTCTTACCTCGGCTACTATAACGTATGTCACCTTGGGGCAGAGATCAAACAGCCGGAGCGTAATATTCCAAGAGCCATCTTCATCTCGATAACCGGTATAGCCATTCTCTACATCAGTATGCAGATTGCCGTACTTGGTGTATTGCCGTGGCAAGAGATAGCGGCTTCGGAGTTTGTAGTGAGCACCTATTTCGAACGCATCTATAATCACACCGCCGGGCAGGTAGCCACTGTACTGATATTGTGCATTGCGCTGGCTTCGCTGTTCTCGGTGATACTCGGGTATTCGCGCATACCGTATGCAGCTGCCAAGAATGGCGACTTCTTCAAAGTGTTTGCAAGGGTACACCCGAGGCTGCACTTCCCACATATTTCATTGCTGGCATTGGGTGGGTTAGCCTTTGTATTCAGCCTGCTGTTCAAAATGAAGGAGGTCATTACAGCAATCATCTCCATGCGGATACTCATCCAGTTTGTGTCGCAAGCTGTTGGTGTGATCGCATGGCATTATAGTCGTCCTAAAGATGAGCGCCCGTTCAGAATGCTATTGTTTCCGATCCCGGCTATCATCAGCATCATCATTTGGCTGTTCATACTATTCACCAGCGAGTGGCAGTACATCTTATTTGCCATAGGCATTATTGTTATAGGCATCATATTGTTCAAGATCAAAGAGCGTTTCAGTGAAGCATAA
- a CDS encoding DsbA family protein, whose protein sequence is MKHKLLYIMDPLCGWCFGFSPVVLKLRDEYKDVFDVNVIPGGMMIGTRVGPASNMASYILTAYQRVEDMAGVKFGEPYLDMLRDGTEMLDSEPPCRAIHTFQQAHPYQALDFAHELQLKQFQEGKSFNDLNTYRELATQFSTDADHLVNQMETEEARYGTRGDFQWVQSAGITGFPLPGAAKR, encoded by the coding sequence GTGAAGCATAAGTTACTGTACATAATGGATCCGCTGTGCGGGTGGTGTTTTGGTTTCAGCCCGGTAGTACTCAAACTGCGCGACGAGTATAAAGACGTTTTCGATGTGAACGTCATCCCCGGCGGTATGATGATCGGTACACGAGTTGGACCTGCGTCTAATATGGCTAGCTACATCCTGACTGCCTATCAAAGGGTAGAGGATATGGCTGGCGTTAAGTTTGGTGAACCTTACCTTGACATGCTACGCGACGGTACTGAGATGCTGGATTCTGAGCCGCCTTGCCGGGCTATTCATACTTTCCAACAAGCTCATCCTTACCAGGCGCTCGATTTCGCCCACGAGCTGCAGCTCAAACAATTCCAGGAGGGCAAGAGTTTTAATGACCTCAATACCTACCGTGAACTGGCTACCCAGTTCTCAACCGATGCTGACCACCTTGTAAACCAGATGGAGACTGAAGAAGCACGCTACGGTACCCGAGGTGATTTTCAATGGGTGCAGTCTGCAGGCATTACAGGTTTCCCCTTGCCTGGTGCTGCAAAAAGGTGA